Proteins from one Cryptomeria japonica chromosome 4, Sugi_1.0, whole genome shotgun sequence genomic window:
- the LOC131032001 gene encoding myb-related protein 340, whose product MNLKMADSSSGEMKRGAWTAQEDELLLNYMASHGMDAGGWTTLPIKAGLRRSGKSCRFRWMNHLKPNINHGNISPDEKELIIRLHRLLGNRWSLIAGRLPGRTDNQIKNYWNTHLSTKNSSKQLDQKNCEYRKPEKQAKHCCEIPSGTKESMAQNSEQYPYIFPREYPCTSAPAAISLFPELDLSFPDLDWFCNSNLDSPIIDFPDPNYSCAFSNELGFLLPEENKFHGNNSC is encoded by the exons ATGAACTTGAAGATGGCTGATTCTTCTAGTGGTGAGATGAAGAGAGGAGCTTGGACTGCCCAAGAGGATGAGTTGCTGCTTAATTACATGGCAAGCCATGGAATGGATGCAGGTGGCTGGACAACTCTCCCAATTAAAGCAG GTTTGAGGAGGAGTGGGAAAAGCTGCAGGTTCAGGTGGATGAATCACCTGAAACCCAACATAAACCATGGCAATATATCTCCGGATGAAAAAGAGCTTATAATCAGACTTCACCGCCTTCTTGGCAATAG ATGGTCGTTGATAGCAGGGAGATTACCTGGTCGAACAGATAACCAGATAAAGAATTACTGGAACACTCATTTGAGCACTAAAAACTCATCCAAACAGTTGGATCAGAAAAACTGTGAATATAGGAAGCCCGAGAAACAAGCCAAACATTGTTGTGAGATCCCATCAGGAACAAAAGAATCCATGGCCCAAAACTCTGAGCAGTATCCATACATTTTCCCCAGAGAATATCCATGTACTTCTGCTCCTGCTGCTATTTCTCTATTCCCTGAACTCGATCTGAGTTTTCCAGATCTTGACTGGTTCTGCAACTCGAATTTGGATAGCCCCATTATCGACTTTCCTGATCCCAATTATTCATGTGCATTTTCTAATGAGTTGGGCTTCTTATTGCCTGAAGAGAATAAGTTTCATGGGAACAACTCATGCTGA